From a single Rosa rugosa chromosome 7, drRosRugo1.1, whole genome shotgun sequence genomic region:
- the LOC133721454 gene encoding protein S40-4-like, producing MASRMTSFQSKPNYLFPTHNPIRNSDGVFEFDEAELWVNPSNGSNQPAESKKMMSTIPREPRRKTMADQKGTDTVTSASLPVNIPDWSKILKEQRKQRDVSDEDVDNDYENGDEVERVPPHEYLARNRGASFSVHEGIGRTLKGRDLRRVRNAIWKQVGFED from the coding sequence ATGGCGTCAAGGATGACCAGCTTCCAGTCCAAACCCAACTACCTGTTCCCGACTCACAACCCGATTCGCAACTCCGACGGAGTCTTCGAGTTCGACGAGGCCGAGTTGTGGGTCAATCCATCCAACGGTTCAAACCAGCCGGCCGAGTCCAAGAAGATGATGTCCACCATACCCAGAGAGCCTAGGAGGAAGACGATGGCCGATCAGAAAGGCACTGACACCGTGACTTCAGCGTCTTTGCCGGTCAACATTCCGGACTGGTCAAAGATTCTGAAAGAACAGAGGAAGCAGAGAGACGTGAGCGATGAAGATGTGGATAATGACTACGAGAATGGTGACGAAGTCGAGAGGGTTCCGCCTCATGAGTACTTGGCCAGGAACAGAGGGGCTTCGTTTTCTGTGCACGAAGGGATTGGGAGGACTTTGAAGGGGAGAGACTTGAGGCGCGTGAGGAATGCGATTTGGAAGCAGGTCGGGTTTGAAGACTGA